The following proteins are co-located in the Paludibaculum fermentans genome:
- a CDS encoding HEAT repeat domain-containing protein: MTHHFWERLLFACLAAGLGLQGQPASLPVVQSRTGPIRTETVTLSELTPASQYSLLYSVASLSGLGPDARLTVQVTQGDSVLAEKVLHAGDADFYTQFRVPRAGKAEVRVSNSGASGQFRLTVNRWPLSDSVRRGPSHRWQDAMEMTLGKTVFASGDDAPYIPLPGTPRTAIVEDPARTDWYQFHFAGSAPKLVFFQIELMERDQVPVNVAVYRLVGGKLEEHFQGEDPVSLPHEVQALPGNKFIPRILREAGEYYVAVRAAHPEYKLRTRLYDPAPYKDPQVAVRTGVDYILAAGDSWHANTPRRGGTLDRVSAVHQETSLCVACHATHFSQRAQLYATRNGYPVVQRQQLQFLSERFYNNPRPFYGFEQEGAVWARMISAPANVLGRMSHLMDLFEDQITGERREKFHQGIAKYLDLYYAGRDKLPGDETNGNTPLVSAHEVAWYAWTETHDGRLPEMVARGEVKNMVDLCYQTLALAEMDKVRYEQQIAGNAKRILSLQRPGGQWAMNFPAGQPEVEFQTGHALWALHAAGIPADHPQVAKAIAYLLGRQQPWGGWLDPLQSYENFRTPFRESQMAILALSAYFPQANRPKGWNSPVIRALSSDPAQLLAQLDEVWDRPSAAVLAGIEAATKSNDALIRQAAVEALGRLGQAVDPSLLGDPSKMVQRTAAWTIRQSYRSKPDVAVTPVLTALASRDDRMRWGGVRVFAAHFSTLATRAPLAAALEKLMNDPVPVIRMDAVKALWQFWFWNADPGVRSGIEDATLQALGQPQHPWVAQNLRHAVYNLADENIRYLYNNWVPLLGRPEDRDQAIRGRLAVESQLAAKFATLLEQGSEPAKEELLRALTEQPLRRADIYDLKADLSMQAPLVYNRIGNDIEQIAFFGDSAERFAAALKPLLSSRDGEMRAMASRAVYLVRSTRFGDVNRLAGETGEQVKFVTAKVEQMPEGAEVARALKPPPVTVAAKSTGPRPAVKVKLDEAYFRGYVQPILEKRGKDGYACVHCHASHAIFDGTYGTAMKVVDPGQPETSLILMKPTSTSESEGVAGGNTVAHGGGIRWAKDSPEYVTILEWIKGAKE, translated from the coding sequence ATGACGCATCATTTCTGGGAACGCCTGCTATTCGCCTGCCTTGCCGCAGGTCTGGGCCTGCAAGGGCAACCGGCCTCGCTGCCGGTAGTGCAGAGCCGCACGGGTCCGATCCGAACGGAAACGGTGACACTGTCGGAACTCACTCCGGCCAGCCAGTACAGCCTGCTCTATTCGGTGGCCTCGTTGAGCGGGTTGGGGCCGGACGCGCGGCTGACCGTGCAGGTGACCCAGGGCGATTCCGTGTTGGCGGAGAAAGTCCTGCATGCGGGCGACGCCGATTTCTACACGCAGTTCCGGGTGCCGAGGGCGGGCAAGGCGGAAGTGCGTGTCTCGAACTCGGGGGCGTCGGGCCAGTTCCGATTGACCGTCAACCGCTGGCCGCTGAGCGACTCAGTGCGACGTGGACCCAGCCACCGCTGGCAGGACGCGATGGAGATGACGCTGGGCAAGACGGTGTTCGCTTCCGGCGACGATGCGCCGTACATCCCGCTGCCGGGCACGCCACGAACAGCCATTGTCGAGGATCCGGCGCGCACGGACTGGTATCAGTTCCATTTCGCAGGCTCGGCTCCCAAACTGGTGTTCTTTCAGATCGAACTGATGGAACGCGACCAGGTACCGGTGAACGTCGCGGTTTACCGGTTGGTTGGCGGAAAGCTGGAAGAGCACTTCCAGGGGGAGGATCCGGTCTCGCTGCCGCACGAAGTGCAGGCGCTGCCGGGCAACAAATTCATCCCTCGCATTCTGCGCGAGGCGGGCGAATATTACGTGGCCGTGCGGGCCGCGCATCCGGAGTACAAGCTGCGGACGCGGCTGTACGACCCGGCGCCGTACAAGGATCCGCAGGTGGCTGTGCGGACGGGCGTCGATTACATCCTGGCGGCAGGTGATTCATGGCATGCGAACACTCCGCGGCGCGGCGGGACGCTGGATCGCGTGAGCGCAGTGCATCAGGAGACTTCCCTGTGCGTGGCGTGCCACGCGACGCACTTCTCGCAGCGCGCGCAGTTGTATGCGACACGCAACGGGTATCCCGTGGTGCAGCGGCAACAACTGCAGTTCCTCTCGGAGCGGTTCTACAACAACCCGCGGCCCTTTTATGGATTCGAGCAGGAAGGCGCGGTGTGGGCGCGCATGATCTCAGCGCCCGCTAATGTACTCGGTCGCATGTCGCACCTGATGGACCTCTTCGAGGATCAGATCACCGGCGAGCGGCGCGAGAAGTTCCACCAGGGCATTGCGAAGTATCTGGACCTTTACTACGCCGGGCGCGACAAGCTGCCGGGCGACGAGACCAACGGCAACACTCCGCTGGTGAGCGCGCACGAAGTGGCGTGGTACGCCTGGACCGAGACCCACGACGGGCGGCTGCCGGAGATGGTGGCGCGCGGCGAGGTCAAGAACATGGTGGACCTCTGCTACCAGACGCTGGCGCTGGCCGAGATGGACAAGGTGCGGTATGAGCAGCAGATTGCCGGCAACGCCAAACGCATCCTCTCGCTGCAGCGTCCGGGCGGCCAGTGGGCGATGAACTTCCCCGCCGGGCAGCCCGAGGTGGAGTTCCAGACCGGCCATGCCTTATGGGCGTTGCACGCGGCGGGTATCCCGGCAGACCATCCGCAGGTGGCGAAGGCCATCGCTTATCTGCTGGGGCGGCAGCAGCCGTGGGGCGGCTGGTTGGATCCGCTGCAATCGTATGAAAACTTTCGCACGCCGTTTAGGGAATCCCAGATGGCGATCCTGGCGTTGAGCGCGTACTTCCCCCAGGCGAACCGGCCGAAGGGCTGGAATTCGCCGGTGATCCGCGCGCTGTCCAGTGATCCGGCGCAATTGCTGGCGCAGTTGGATGAGGTATGGGACAGGCCGTCCGCGGCTGTCCTGGCGGGCATCGAGGCGGCCACGAAGTCGAATGATGCGCTGATCAGGCAGGCGGCGGTGGAGGCATTGGGACGGCTGGGGCAAGCCGTGGATCCATCGCTGCTGGGGGATCCGAGCAAGATGGTTCAGCGAACAGCGGCCTGGACGATTCGACAGTCGTACCGGTCAAAGCCGGATGTCGCCGTGACGCCGGTGCTGACGGCGCTGGCCAGCAGGGATGACCGCATGCGATGGGGCGGCGTGCGTGTCTTCGCGGCGCACTTCTCGACGCTGGCCACCCGGGCTCCGTTGGCGGCCGCGCTGGAGAAGTTGATGAATGATCCAGTGCCGGTGATCCGCATGGATGCAGTGAAGGCGCTGTGGCAATTCTGGTTCTGGAATGCGGATCCTGGTGTGCGATCCGGGATCGAAGACGCCACGCTGCAGGCTCTGGGGCAACCGCAGCATCCATGGGTCGCACAAAACCTGCGGCACGCTGTGTACAACCTGGCCGATGAAAATATTCGCTATCTGTACAACAACTGGGTGCCGCTGCTGGGCCGGCCGGAGGATCGCGACCAGGCGATCCGCGGACGGCTGGCGGTGGAATCGCAACTGGCGGCCAAGTTCGCCACGTTGCTGGAGCAAGGATCCGAACCAGCGAAGGAGGAACTGTTGCGGGCGTTGACGGAGCAGCCGCTGCGGCGCGCGGATATCTATGACTTAAAGGCGGACCTCAGCATGCAGGCGCCGCTGGTGTACAACCGTATCGGCAATGACATTGAGCAGATCGCGTTCTTCGGTGACAGCGCCGAGAGGTTTGCGGCCGCCCTGAAGCCACTGCTCTCGTCGCGGGACGGCGAGATGCGAGCCATGGCGTCGCGCGCGGTGTACCTGGTGCGATCTACACGGTTTGGGGACGTGAACCGGTTGGCCGGCGAGACGGGCGAGCAGGTGAAGTTCGTCACCGCAAAGGTAGAGCAGATGCCGGAGGGAGCCGAAGTGGCGCGTGCGTTGAAGCCTCCGCCGGTGACCGTGGCGGCGAAGAGCACAGGACCCAGGCCGGCGGTGAAGGTCAAGTTGGATGAGGCGTATTTCCGCGGCTACGTGCAGCCGATTCTGGAGAAGCGCGGCAAGGACGGCTACGCCTGCGTCCACTGCCACGCGTCGCATGCGATCTTCGACGGCACCTATGGCACGGCGATGAAGGTGGTGGATCCGGGCCAGCCGGAGACCAGCCTGATCCTGATGAAGCCGACGTCTACATCAGAGTCTGAGGGTGTGGCCGGAGGCAACACGGTGGCTCATGGCGGCGGCATTCGCTGGGCGAAGGACTCGCCGGAGTACGTGACGATCCTGGAGTGGATCAAGGGCGCCAAGGAGTAA
- a CDS encoding peptidylprolyl isomerase → MTGRPLWGYDDLEMCSSRLVLLPIFALVPFMAAAQSNAADLEAVISTSAGTIRFEFAPDKAPKHVENFLKWARQGYYDGGAFHRTISYGIIQGGDPLLKDPKSARALWGTGGLKLQADEFSDMKHERGTVSTVRIPNQKNSDGSQFFICVQAQPPLDGQYSTFGRVTEGMDVVEKISQSKVDGSGIAVEPVRILKVTIEKKKTEPFVDATVEQLRRTVTMKTTLGTMKIKLEPDWAPNHVRNFLKLVDTGWYNGTAFHRVIKGFVAQGGMGDKREPNPTHPADRWVRPVKGEFRQDLKHERGILSMARTDDPDSATTSFFLMLAPAPHLDGKYTIFGRVIEGLDVLDAFEKEELDGETPKRSLRIIEAVVDPL, encoded by the coding sequence ATGACCGGACGGCCCCTCTGGGGCTACGATGATCTTGAGATGTGTTCCAGCCGCCTTGTTCTTCTCCCCATCTTTGCCCTCGTCCCCTTCATGGCCGCCGCCCAATCCAACGCGGCCGATCTGGAGGCGGTCATCTCGACCAGCGCCGGGACGATCCGCTTTGAGTTCGCGCCCGACAAGGCGCCCAAGCACGTCGAGAACTTCCTGAAGTGGGCCCGCCAGGGCTATTACGATGGCGGAGCCTTCCACCGCACCATCTCCTACGGCATCATCCAGGGCGGCGATCCGCTACTCAAGGACCCCAAGAGCGCGCGCGCCCTGTGGGGCACCGGCGGCCTCAAACTGCAGGCCGACGAGTTCAGCGACATGAAGCACGAGCGCGGCACCGTCTCCACCGTCCGCATCCCGAACCAGAAGAACAGCGACGGCAGCCAGTTCTTCATCTGCGTCCAGGCGCAGCCGCCGCTCGACGGGCAGTACTCCACCTTTGGCCGCGTCACCGAGGGCATGGATGTCGTCGAAAAGATCTCACAGTCGAAAGTGGACGGCAGCGGCATCGCCGTCGAGCCCGTCCGCATCCTGAAGGTCACCATCGAGAAGAAGAAGACTGAGCCGTTTGTGGACGCCACCGTCGAGCAGCTCCGCCGCACCGTGACCATGAAGACCACCCTCGGCACCATGAAGATCAAGCTGGAGCCAGACTGGGCGCCCAACCATGTGCGCAACTTCCTCAAGCTGGTCGATACCGGCTGGTACAACGGAACCGCCTTCCACCGCGTCATCAAAGGCTTCGTGGCGCAGGGCGGCATGGGCGACAAGCGCGAACCAAACCCGACGCATCCGGCCGACCGCTGGGTCCGGCCCGTCAAGGGCGAGTTTCGCCAGGACCTGAAACACGAGCGCGGCATCCTCTCCATGGCCCGCACCGACGATCCCGACTCCGCCACCACGTCGTTCTTCCTGATGCTCGCCCCGGCTCCGCACCTCGACGGCAAGTACACCATCTTCGGCCGCGTCATCGAGGGGCTGGACGTACTCGACGCGTTCGAGAAGGAAGAGCTGGACGGAGAAACGCCGAAACGCAGCCTCCGCATCATCGAGGCTGTGGTCGACCCGCTCTGA
- a CDS encoding ABC transporter permease, producing MRLYSALLRLYPKSFRLEYGAEMRAVFAARRRDAGSLLGVAALWLETIPDVLMSAAGTHWDIARQDLRYAARTLRRAPGFTLTAVLVSALGIGATTAAFTLMDHVLLRPLPFPDQDRLVKLWENHTINGNFWDIAPANYRDWKQASKSFESMGAYRAQAVDLVGQGEPIRLEGASVTWEVFPLLGVQPLMGRFFQQSDDTTGALGTVVLSHALWQGQFGGDAGVIGRKVSLDGAPYTVIGVMPRGFYLPARDALFWTAMRFEPEDFQDRENTYVYGLAKLRPSVSVRQAQVELSGISGQLAREYPKQLANIGAKVLPMRDQVSDRSVMMLRTLLGAAFCVLLVACTNLANLLIARSMGRRKELAVRTAMGAGRERLVRQMLTESLLLSLAGGGLGVLFGITALPLLSRLVPNSLPIAEVPSVDLRVLGVAALLTLLTGLAFGLAPALRLSRREDSNDLREGSRSGVGGRKERLRSTLVVVEVAGSIVLLVSSGLLMRALWRVQATDPGFRAENVLTLRTALPMPRYRSRAAREEFYTRVLGAVRQTPGVTGAAYTSFLPIVLRGGVWPVEIAGRLQDGANRLNASLRFVTPGFFSAMQIPLRLGRDVSEQDRFDRPFVAVVSASFVRRYFAGENPIGRHFQFGNHDREIVGVVGDVRVRGLEQESEPQVYLSYYQHDQVSTWYAPKDLVVRSTLPTEALANTLRRIIREVNPEQSVSDVQTLTEVVETQTSSRAVQLRVLGAFALVSFLLAAIGIHGLLAFNVSSRMQEIGVRMALGARSSDIGRMILRQGAELAAVGVVFGVSLAYGAGLLLRSLLSGVEPGDGPTMLAAVGLAALMTIGSGAIPAWRAARVDPTMAIRAE from the coding sequence ATGCGGCTGTACAGTGCATTGCTGCGGCTGTACCCGAAGTCCTTCCGGCTCGAGTATGGGGCGGAGATGCGTGCCGTGTTTGCGGCGCGTCGTCGAGACGCAGGCTCGCTGCTGGGGGTAGCGGCATTGTGGCTGGAGACAATCCCCGACGTACTGATGAGCGCGGCGGGCACGCATTGGGATATTGCGCGGCAGGACCTGCGCTATGCGGCCCGGACGCTGCGGCGGGCGCCGGGCTTCACCCTGACAGCGGTGCTGGTGTCGGCGCTCGGGATCGGCGCCACGACGGCTGCATTCACCCTGATGGATCATGTGCTGCTGCGGCCGCTGCCCTTCCCCGACCAGGACCGACTGGTGAAGCTGTGGGAGAACCACACCATCAACGGCAACTTCTGGGACATTGCTCCGGCCAACTATCGTGACTGGAAGCAAGCGAGCAAGTCCTTCGAGAGCATGGGCGCCTACCGGGCGCAGGCGGTGGACCTGGTGGGACAAGGCGAGCCTATCCGGTTGGAAGGCGCTTCGGTGACGTGGGAGGTGTTCCCCCTGCTCGGCGTGCAGCCCCTGATGGGGCGGTTCTTCCAGCAGAGCGACGACACTACTGGCGCGTTGGGTACGGTGGTGCTGAGCCATGCGCTCTGGCAAGGGCAGTTCGGCGGTGACGCCGGCGTGATCGGGCGGAAGGTCTCGCTGGACGGAGCACCATACACGGTGATCGGAGTCATGCCGCGCGGCTTCTATCTGCCAGCCCGCGACGCGCTGTTCTGGACCGCAATGCGCTTTGAGCCGGAAGACTTCCAAGACCGGGAGAATACCTATGTTTACGGATTGGCCAAGCTCAGGCCCAGTGTCAGCGTGCGGCAGGCGCAGGTGGAGCTGTCGGGCATCAGTGGACAGTTGGCGCGTGAGTATCCAAAACAGTTGGCGAACATCGGCGCGAAGGTGCTGCCGATGCGGGACCAGGTGTCCGACCGTTCCGTGATGATGTTGCGGACGCTGCTGGGCGCAGCTTTCTGCGTGCTGCTGGTGGCGTGCACCAACCTCGCCAATCTGCTGATCGCACGGTCGATGGGCCGCCGGAAGGAACTAGCGGTACGGACGGCCATGGGCGCGGGCCGCGAACGGCTGGTACGGCAGATGCTGACTGAGAGCTTGCTGCTTTCACTGGCGGGCGGCGGCTTGGGTGTATTGTTCGGAATCACGGCCCTGCCGCTGCTGTCGCGGCTGGTGCCCAATTCGCTGCCGATCGCGGAAGTGCCGAGTGTCGATCTACGGGTGCTGGGCGTTGCCGCCCTGCTGACGCTGCTCACCGGCCTTGCGTTCGGCCTTGCGCCGGCGCTGCGGCTGAGCCGGCGCGAAGACTCGAACGATCTGCGCGAAGGAAGCCGGTCCGGCGTAGGAGGCCGCAAGGAGCGACTGCGGTCCACCCTGGTGGTGGTGGAGGTGGCGGGGTCCATTGTGCTGCTGGTTTCGTCCGGCCTGCTGATGCGGGCTCTCTGGCGCGTGCAGGCAACGGATCCGGGCTTTCGTGCGGAGAACGTGCTCACTCTGCGTACCGCGCTGCCGATGCCGAGGTATCGAAGCCGGGCGGCACGGGAGGAGTTCTACACGCGGGTTCTGGGTGCGGTGCGGCAGACGCCCGGCGTGACCGGGGCGGCGTATACCAGCTTCCTGCCGATTGTGCTGCGTGGCGGAGTCTGGCCCGTGGAGATTGCCGGGCGCCTGCAGGACGGAGCCAACCGGTTGAACGCCAGCCTGCGGTTTGTCACACCGGGCTTCTTCTCGGCCATGCAGATTCCGCTGCGCCTGGGCCGGGATGTTTCGGAGCAGGACCGCTTCGACAGGCCCTTCGTGGCGGTGGTGAGCGCCTCGTTCGTGCGCCGCTATTTCGCGGGTGAGAATCCGATCGGCCGGCACTTCCAGTTCGGAAACCACGACAGGGAGATCGTCGGCGTGGTGGGGGATGTGCGGGTGCGCGGGCTGGAGCAGGAGAGCGAACCGCAGGTTTACCTCTCGTACTACCAGCATGACCAGGTGTCCACCTGGTATGCGCCCAAAGACCTGGTGGTGCGCTCGACCCTGCCGACGGAGGCGCTGGCGAACACGCTGCGGCGCATCATCCGTGAGGTGAATCCGGAACAGTCGGTCTCGGACGTGCAGACCTTGACCGAGGTGGTGGAGACGCAGACATCGTCACGCGCCGTCCAATTGCGGGTACTGGGGGCATTTGCGCTGGTTTCGTTCCTGCTCGCGGCGATCGGTATCCACGGACTGCTGGCTTTCAACGTCTCGAGCAGGATGCAGGAAATTGGCGTCCGCATGGCGTTGGGGGCGCGGTCCAGTGATATCGGCCGGATGATCCTGAGGCAAGGCGCCGAACTGGCCGCCGTTGGCGTTGTGTTCGGCGTGTCGCTGGCCTATGGCGCGGGCCTGCTGCTGCGGTCGCTGCTGTCGGGGGTGGAACCGGGCGACGGACCCACGATGCTGGCCGCGGTGGGGCTGGCCGCGCTGATGACGATAGGGTCTGGCGCGATTCCGGCATGGCGGGCTGCCCGGGTGGATCCGACGATGGCGATCCGGGCGGAGTAG
- a CDS encoding TetR/AcrR family transcriptional regulator, producing the protein MPVPSDLKARISSVALELLENDGPDAVTMRKVASAVGITPMAIYHHFDSRETLLRQITDSEFDKLLDFIHARGHRGSLRTQILHCMDGYLDYAFTRARVFDHVFCKPREGARRFPDDFRARQSPTLTPIADLVSRAMAEGQLMQDDPWEVALQLWSLAHGYITLYRAGRFHLDEPQFRELVHRALKRMLDGLRAQEGAPC; encoded by the coding sequence GTGCCTGTACCGTCTGACCTGAAGGCGCGCATCTCATCCGTAGCGCTCGAGCTCCTGGAGAACGACGGCCCCGATGCCGTCACCATGCGCAAAGTGGCCTCCGCCGTGGGCATTACCCCCATGGCGATCTATCACCACTTCGACTCCCGCGAAACGCTGCTCCGCCAGATCACCGATTCGGAGTTCGACAAACTCCTCGACTTCATCCACGCGCGCGGCCACCGTGGTTCGCTCCGGACACAGATCCTGCACTGCATGGATGGCTACCTCGACTACGCCTTCACCCGCGCCCGCGTCTTCGATCACGTCTTCTGCAAACCTCGCGAAGGCGCCCGCCGTTTCCCTGACGACTTCCGCGCCCGCCAGTCTCCCACCCTGACGCCCATCGCCGACCTCGTCAGCAGGGCCATGGCCGAGGGCCAGCTGATGCAGGACGATCCCTGGGAAGTCGCCCTCCAACTCTGGTCGCTCGCCCACGGCTACATTACCCTCTACCGGGCCGGACGCTTCCACCTGGACGAACCACAGTTTCGCGAACTGGTACATCGCGCCCTGAAACGAATGCTGGACGGGCTTCGAGCCCAGGAAGGCGCACCGTGTTGA
- a CDS encoding nitrilase-related carbon-nitrogen hydrolase gives MLKPAVAALSAVALSAAAIFFADSLHPVWWLMWLAPLPVLLLAQRLKALPLLGAAFLAWAIGHLNLVSYYRIVQIPYPIITLAVTAPAALFGLAVLLYRFLLLRGHALAAAAAFASFWTLCQYLIEYSGGSYGDLAYTQMDCLPLLQLASVTGMSGITFIVMFIPASAAAAVTTRANRALLAVTAAVLVAVFGFGIARLGGDSDDDPTVVVGMVVSDLKENLLPEKPGEASRLLRQYAEEAVKLGRRGARIILLPEMAAVVTPDHIEELDQLFGQAARAANARILVPIIHPLPEGRRNEARLYDATGRLEATYWKHHLVPVLEDRTRPGTEMAILRDPRSTLGIEICRDMDFVPLARRYGREGVGLLLVPAWDFVVDDWLHSRMAFMRGVENGFHIARLAKQGRMTLLDTRGRVRTERHSNAAPFSTLLAPVGLQAQPTLYTRWGDWFIGVLAVLLVASLASGLRRRSAP, from the coding sequence GTGTTGAAACCTGCTGTCGCCGCCCTCTCCGCGGTGGCCCTCTCGGCTGCCGCCATTTTCTTCGCCGACTCCTTGCACCCTGTGTGGTGGCTGATGTGGCTGGCGCCCCTTCCGGTGCTGCTGCTGGCCCAGCGGCTGAAAGCCCTGCCACTTCTGGGCGCCGCGTTTCTGGCCTGGGCCATCGGGCACCTCAACCTGGTGAGCTACTACCGCATCGTACAGATCCCGTACCCGATCATCACCCTGGCCGTAACAGCGCCGGCCGCTCTCTTTGGGCTTGCTGTGTTGCTCTATCGGTTTCTGCTCCTGCGTGGACATGCGCTGGCCGCGGCAGCAGCATTCGCCAGCTTCTGGACCCTATGCCAATACCTGATCGAGTACTCGGGCGGCAGCTACGGCGACCTCGCCTACACGCAAATGGACTGCCTGCCCCTGCTGCAACTCGCATCCGTCACCGGGATGTCCGGCATCACGTTCATCGTCATGTTCATCCCCGCGTCGGCAGCGGCAGCCGTCACCACGCGCGCGAATCGGGCTCTCCTGGCCGTGACAGCCGCGGTGCTGGTCGCGGTCTTTGGCTTCGGCATCGCCCGCCTGGGCGGGGATAGCGACGACGACCCCACCGTCGTGGTCGGCATGGTGGTCTCGGATCTCAAAGAGAACCTGCTCCCGGAGAAGCCCGGTGAGGCCAGCCGCCTGTTGAGGCAGTACGCCGAAGAGGCCGTGAAGCTGGGCCGCCGCGGCGCTCGCATCATCCTGCTGCCGGAGATGGCCGCCGTGGTCACGCCGGATCACATCGAAGAGCTGGACCAGCTCTTCGGCCAGGCAGCCCGCGCCGCCAACGCCCGCATCCTGGTGCCTATCATTCATCCGCTACCCGAAGGCCGCCGCAACGAAGCCCGTCTCTATGACGCCACGGGCCGCCTGGAGGCCACTTACTGGAAGCATCACCTCGTGCCCGTTCTGGAGGATCGAACCCGTCCCGGTACTGAAATGGCCATCCTGCGCGATCCCCGCTCCACCCTCGGAATCGAGATCTGCCGCGACATGGACTTCGTCCCGCTGGCCCGGCGCTATGGCCGCGAGGGCGTCGGCCTGCTCCTTGTGCCCGCCTGGGACTTCGTCGTCGACGACTGGCTCCATAGCCGCATGGCCTTCATGCGCGGTGTCGAGAATGGCTTCCACATCGCGCGCCTGGCGAAGCAGGGCCGCATGACGCTGCTCGACACCCGTGGCCGTGTGCGCACGGAACGCCACAGCAATGCGGCCCCGTTCTCCACGCTGCTGGCCCCTGTTGGCCTGCAGGCCCAACCCACGCTCTACACGCGCTGGGGCGATTGGTTCATCGGGGTGCTCGCCGTGCTCCTGGTTGCCAGCCTCGCCTCTGGCCTGCGCCGGCGGAGTGCGCCGTAG